The sequence ACCTACGAGAAGCGACCTCAACATGCACTGTCCACACGCCAGGCCAGTGTGGAACGGGATGCAATCTTCATCGACATCTCCGGCACGGCAGGGCATCGACACTTTGTCGCCGCAAGGGACGCCTTCAAGCGACACAATATCGTCCACACGCCGTTGCGATGCCATCGCCGACACATCATCGTCAAGGTCTTCATCAACATCTTTGTCAACACACCGCCGCTGCCTCATCCACAAGATGGACACTTAGCGTTCTCTGACAGACTTTTCTGCAAGACGCGACCTCGACGACGGCAATGGCCGCGTCACAACGACGGCATCGACCATGTCATCCACGACGGCACGACTGCATCGACACGGCTTCACTACAGTGACGACCCTACACGGCCACACGGTTCTGGGCAAATTgatgtgtgctcgatgggcttTCTCCGGTCTTGGCAAAACCGGTGGACTCATTACCGACGGCACCCTCTGACATCCACAAGGTGCATCGTCCATGTCTGCAGCTCCATCATAGCGCTTTTTTTTGCCTCcggctttgtgcggcttcatcatccacgacgaccacaccatcgaccacgaccacgGCTATATCATGATCGGCTACCTCGACATCGACATACAGGGCTACGTGATGACCCAGGTGTCGACCCATCAGAGATGCAGGTGATGATGGTGGAGCGGAGAAGACGACGCGAGCACGATACTTCAAATACAGTCGCAAACGTCCGTttcactcccgctacgactgaggggAAATGTTAGAATATAGTTTGGGTTTAAAGATAAAGATAAGGAGTAGATCGAATAGGTTTAAACCATGTATTACTTATCTTGTACTCCAAGCCTCTATCCCCTCGTGTATTCTATATACCCCATAtgagggtcagatcaatacaacataCAACACAATATTCATCCATCTCACAATTTTCACAAGGGCGCCCTGGATGTCCTGCACCCAAGAGCGTAGGTGAAGACCCTCGAGCACGGTGCGGTTCTTGCACCGCCGTCGGGGAACAAGCGCGAGGACTAGTGGAGAGATCTCAGCCATGGATCGACCATTGATCCAGTTGTCACTCCAGAACTTGCATATGCGCCCGTCGCCAAGAACCCAGGTAGTGGACGCGTGGAAGATGGCGTTGACAGCCAGGGTCTTGGGGGATATGCAGGTGGCTCCATGGCCGCGGGGTCTGTGTGCTTAAGTCATAGCCAACATGTTCTCAGCGCAATGCCGACACGTTGCAGATCGCGAACACTGAGGCCGCCAAGGGATAGCGGGCAACACACTCTTTGGCGGTTGACCAGGAATAAACCGAGACACATTGCATAATGTATCAGAAAATCATGCTGGTACAGTGCCTCCATTCTAGAAAACAGTCACATAGCACAGGAGTAGGAGAAATGCACTTCAATCGCAAAAGGCCAAATAATTTTGGCCAAACTCCATTCTTAGATGCAGCCTAACATCATCTTTCTagaaactactactccctccattcccttatacaaggccacaaactcagatTACAGATATCAAGAGAAAATTTAATGATTGTTTTGCAAGACAACTTTTTTTTCGTTAACCGCatcattaatactccctccgtttcaaaatagatgactcaactttatactaaagttagtacaaagttgggtcatctattttggaacggagggagtacgtcacAAGCATGCAACGAATGAATGGAAAGGAAGTAGctgagtgtcattatgactacatgcatgtaagTTTTAAAAAGTTGCTACCACGAGGAAACATTATTAATTTTTGCCTcggttactgttggtggccttataTTGAGGCAAAATgtatttttgatagtggccttgtataagggaattgaGGGAGTATTAAAGTTGCAGTTTCAGAGTAATTTATACAAAACTTTAATCAAATGAGAGCTACATTCAGTAATCCATGATATAACTAGGATAACTTTCACAGCATAGTGAATACAGAAAAGATCGAATTAGAACTTACATTTTCTCCTTGGAAATCCAATGTGAGAGTATGTATGCCTGCAGCTCCTCGTAGAAGCTCAGTTAATTTAAGTATGTGCTGGTTAACCCCAAAACAGTTTGAGAGGAGTAATTCCTTAAGGGACGGGACAAAACCAAAAGACAAGGGGGCATATTCGAATGTCCAAGAGTTCCACTCGACCTTCTCCAGCTTGGGAAGGGAGACAATCTCAATTCTCTCAAAACAGCACATCTCAAGCTCCAAAACACTCAGTTTAGAGTTTGGTGCATCTATCTTCCACAGAGATCCGCAGCCAGCATCAGAGTGAGACAAAGTTAGATGCTTGAGTAGACAAAGTTAGATGCTTGAGTTGCTTGCAGCAGTCAAACAGGATATGGTGCATGTACAACCGGGCAAAACACACATTACATAGAGAGAGTCTTGTGAGGCGATGGAGCACGATAGGGTATGCGGTGAAAAATCCATCCATGCGTTTGGCAAGCCTTAGCATAGCCAAATCACAACAGTCTGGGGCATCAGTCTCGTCGAGAATGGCAAGATCCAAATCTTTCAAAAAACCGGCGTCGATAGCATCGCACAGCAGCGGGCCGATATCATTTGAGAAGTTGTTGATCAAGTATAGCTTCATTTCGAGGTTCATGACAGTGGTTCCTGTCTGTTGTTTATCCAACAATCTCCTTGTTGCGTTGGTCAAAGACACCATTGCTTCCTCCATATCATTTGCCTCGATAGGGTCAGTGGTGGAAACAGATAAGAAATCCCTGACATTAAAGCAGAGGTCAGGCAACAACCAAGGCAGATGCTGCCCCCGTGTAGAGAGCACACTTGTCCTGACAGCCGAAATTAGGCTGACTCTCCGCAGGATAGACAGCAAAATATCATCAGTCAGCGCGCTGAGCCTATCTTCCTCCCCAGGTTGCTGCGTAAATAATAGAGAATTACTATTCAGTGTCCAACAGATAAATTCTGAAGCTCGAAACAGAGAGGAATCACAAAAGATTTCGGAGTTTTTGGGAATACCTGATCATGTTTGATTCAAAAAAGATTTGGGaatttttgcaccttttttgaattATTAAACTTTTTGGCGCATATAGGGTGCATGGGTACCGGAGAGCACCAAGTTCCTGTCCGAGTGTTGCCCTACAAAAATGCCATTTAATGATAGAAACAACTACATCTTTTCTGTTTTGTTGCATTTCTAGTTTTCTACTCTGTTTAGAGATGATAGTTACTCTATCTAAACCTACGGCTTGCCAATCACTGAAAGTCTGAAAAATTATCCGTCCTAAGAAGGACGTGCCATCCATGACTCGCCTGACCACCGTGTCTCGCTCATCCTTGTTCTTGGGAAACACAGGCCATGGCAACGCACCGGGCTGCGCACTGAGGGCAAGGGCATTACAATCCTCACAATGATCGACATCCTTCAGAACCACCGTCCGCAGATTGGGGGCTCGCTCCAGCATCGCTCTTATAAAAGTCAGCTGTTGCTCTAGCGGTCTAAACCCGAAAATTTGGAGCTCTTTCAGTAGCAAGTTCATCGAGCCGCCGAAGTCCATCTCCCACTGAGGATTAGTTGTTTCAGGAAAACTCTCAGGTCCACTCTGAACACCGAATTCGTATACATGTTCATGTACCTACAATTGCATAAGCAGCCGTCAGTTGGTTCAGATTGAACAGCAATTCCTTTACCTGAATGCATGGAGAGATTGAAAAAAAGGAAACAGATGCTATAAGTTGCCTAAGAAGTTGACAACTAACATTAATTTGAAATGAAAAAATGCGCAAGAAAGAAAGGCGTTACAGCCCCACATATGATACTAATTTGAAATGTAAAAACGTACTCAATCTGGGAAGTAACAATGACATGCATAGAGTACTCACCCCAATAAGCAATATTTCAACAGAAGGAGCCGCCTCAAGAAATGCTGTAATCCATAGAAGGTCAAATTCAAAAAAGACCTCTAGTATGAATAGCTTCCTTAGCTTGCTGAATGTGGAGGACAGTTCTTTTATTTCAGGCTGCAGCCAGATCTAGTCACAAGATAAATGATAACAATAAGTTTCATACAACTAGGTACGAACAAGATATTTTTGTGCCGAAGGTTTTAAATATCCTCATATAGGTTGATGGCACAATGTGTCGATATATACACGGGTACAGAAATCCAACCCAGAAAAAAGTCAGGATAGGAAAAATACACTTAAATTGCCAAAGCAAAAATTAAGGAAACTCCATTCTTGAATGTGGGTTGACATCATGTTTGCTTACCATTAAACACAACGGGCTTTGATTAAAACTTAGTTTTATGGCCCTAATTAACATTCTATGTGTGGTTTTCCGTAAACTTCTATAAATGAGTAGTTTCGCAACAGTTTGTAGAAAACCCTAATAAATTTATGTCTGTCATAGGGAGGCACGTCCAAGATATAACTAGGATAAATTTGACAGCATAATGAATACAGAAAAAAATTGAACTAGAGAGCTTACATTTTCTCCTTGGAAATCCAATGTCAGAGTATGTATGCCTGCGGCTCCATGTAGAAGCTGACTTAATTTAATTTCATGCTGTTTAATCCTGAAGGCATTTGAGAGGTGTAATTCCACGAGGGACGGAGCAAAACCAAAAGACAAGGGGGCATATTCAGATATCCAAGTATCCCAATGGAGCTTCTCCAGCTTGGGAAGGCAGACAACCTCAATTCTCTCAAAGCAACACATGTCGTCGAGCTCCAAGACTTTCAGGTTTGAGTTGTGTGTGTCTATCTTCAACAGGGACCAACAACCAGCATCACAGTTAGACATGGTTAGATGCTTGAGTTGTTTGCAGCAGTCAAATAGGATATGGTGCATGTCCAATTGGTCAAAACACATGTTGCATATAGAGAGTCTTGTGAGGCAATGGAGCACACTAGGGTAGGCACCGGAAAACTCATACATGCGTTTGGCAAGGCTTCGCATGTACGGATAACATTGGTAATCTGTCTCATCAAGAACGGTAAGGTCCAGATCTTTGAGTAGACCGGCGTCAATAGCGTCAGATAGTAGTGGGCCGATATCGCTCGAGAAACAGTCGATCAAGTAGAGCTTAAGTTGCAGCTTCATGACGGTGCATCCCCTCAGAGGTCTAGTAAACAAACTCCTCACTGCTTGGGTCAGAGACGCCATCGCTCTGAGCATGTCATCTTCCTCAACTAGGTCTGCGTGTGGAGTGGGTAGGAAATCCATGACATCAATGCTGAGCTCAGGCAGCAACCAAGGCAGCTGTCTCCACCGGGTCGACAGCGCGCTCGTCCTTGCCGCCGTACTTAGGCCGACTCTCCCCAAGATATTGAGCAAAACATAGTCGGTCAGCGCGGTGAGCCTATCTTCCTCCTTGGACTGCTGAAACCGATCCATGACTGCGATCTACAAACCTGGCAATGGACAAACAGAGAAGAGTTACACACTCTTATGTCTCTTAGTATATCTATCTATATACTAGTGGTATGTGTTCAGGACTCTAGTAGTATGTGTTGAGGAGAGAAGGAGATCTCTAGTGGTAGGAAGGAGATGGAGTTGAAGAAAAATTCCAACAGCGACAAGGCATAAACTTACTTGGCGGCGCGTGTTGTCAGTATTATTGAATCCAATGAGGATTTCGAGCCTCAGGGTGCTGACACCCTGAACCCTTTTTTTGTGGGGGAGTTGTAGGGGCCTCTGACTCTGATCCGACTCCAACTGGTTCTGGGAGGGGATTCCGGAATCGATTCATAAGCTGGAACCAAACCGAATTGAGGAGCTTGAATCTATACTAGGAAGGGACGATAATGGGGGGAGGAAGCGGAGAGGAGCCTTGGCCGGCGCCGGCAAAGGCGGTTCCCTCCTCCTTCCACGAGAGACGATCGAAATCGCCCTCCATGGGCCGGCCCTGTAGCGAGGTTCCTTCGCTCGCTGCGAGTTGTAGGTTCCTGATCCTGTTTTACTCGGTTATAGGTGCCTCGCGGCTCACCCCTAAAAAAAGTGCCTCGCGGCTCTAGCCGCCGCCATGAGCGAGGCGACAAGGGAGGCGATCTTCTTCCATCAATTAAATAGTGTAGGAGTTAGATGAGGCTTTGCTAATTCTAATCTAGATAAGAATTAGCAAACCAGATATTTTTATAAATACGTATATAAAGCATGGTACCCCGCGGTGAAATCCTAGTGCGTAAGAATGTCTAAGCTCTATGTTCAAAAAATGAAGAGAATGCGTAAGTTCTCGAGTCAAAGGAAGAAAATCACACGTACTTACGTGCATGTCGGTTGCTGCCTTACTGCgatctctactcctaatagagcagttggtagtctccgccggtcaattttcgtcccatcAGAGACGGTTAATTTTCGTCCTCAATCCCACCTCCCGCAAACCAGCCATTCCCCCCTTCCACCCTCGAGACCGACAAAAAAAAGGGTATGCTACCCCGAGGCCCGTTGTGAAACACTATGGTTCATCGATAGAAAATCGTCCTAAAAAAATCTACTACGATTAACCTACCAAAATTAGCCAGACGCTCGCACCTACGAGCCATTCCTCGTGCCCCACGATCCCCTCGAGACACAGGGCTCCTCTCCCGAGCGAGGTCCCGATCCGTTCCTCTCCTCTCCCGAGGATACGCAGCCGCCGCCTTCGCCGGATTCGCCGCCGTCGATCTGCCGATCCGGGCAGCGCAGCCGCCGCTACCGCCGCCGATCTGCCTATCCAGGCAGACGCGGCCATCATGGATCACGAGAACGCCGGCGCCGCCGGCGCCTCGAATACGTCGCCCCGCtcggcatggatggccgccccaAGACATGGATAAGCTCTCGTGATCCCCACCCCACCCCTCTCATCCCCTGAATCCATATCCTCCTTCCCGTTTTGATCCCGCCCACGATCTGATCAGGAAGCTGCCCACGATCCGATCCCCTGGTTTCTTATCCGGTTATCCACCTCTCTTCTCTCGCACGGGCGTTCTAGCAACCCCCATCTTCGGTGTGGCGACGTTGTTGACGTCGTCGCGGCCTCCCGCAATTCTAGGCTCGGCCTTCCTCGACTCCATGCACGGCTGACGAGGTGGTCTTCTCCAGAGGTGGTCTGCTCGTGCTCTCCTGGTTCTTCCATAACAACAAGGGGTAGTGCCAGTCGTGGCTCAGCAGGATAGCATAAGCTTGCCCTTGTTCTTTTGTGTTTGAATCAGATTTGCTGGTTCTTAGTTTTACATGCACCTATCAATCTTTCTTCTGTATGCAGGTTACACACCTGATGATGTTTACGGCGAGGCGCAGGAACAAGCAGAGGCCGAGGAAGTGTGGGCACGCGCGAGGAAGGTTCAGCGGGCTGCAGAACTCGGGCCACGCCCGGAGCGCCGCGCCAACGCATGTGTGCGTGGTCGGTGGGTTGGCCAAGATCTGCATTCTGCGACTTCGTGTACTACATTTCAGGGGCTACATTTAATATCGGATGCTACATTGATTGACCGATCAGGGGCTGGTGTACCTGAGTTCTTGCTATGTGAGAAGAGCTTTGCTAGACGTACGGAGTTTTACAGGAGGTTTACAGGTTGCTTAATAGTGATTGGCCGAGGATTGATTAAGATGCACGGACCCACCAATGAAAATCAGGGGGGGCCAATTAGAAGAGTGAATGGTCCTTAACCTGTAAAAACCTGTAGAATGAGCCTGTATGTGTAGCATTTTTGATGTGAGAATGCTCATTAGCGGATGTTCTCTGATCCAGTAGCTTTTTCAGAGTTGACTGCAACCTGTTGGTATATTTGGTGGCAGCACAGACAGTATGTACGCGGAGAAACAATACTCACACCAGAGCAGCAATGTCGATCCATGCATTAACTCTGAATTATGTCTGTGCCGTCGGCAAGCCAAAGAATACTCCTAGAATTAACCAGTGGCCAATGGTACTGTCTGGGCAACAAGTACTCAACGTGGACGCTTCATTTCATGTGGGCGACCACTCACGAGGATGTGGAGTAGTAGTACGGGACAGCCGCGGGAACTTCATTGGTGCTTCCACTGCCAATCTAATGCATGTAGCAGATGTCTCCGCGGAAGCGGCAGCTCTTCTTGAGGGACATAAGCTTCGGCTGCAGAAACATCATGGTGAGAATGGACAACGTTGTGGTGGTAGAAGCTCTCCGGTTAAATGAAGGTCAAAATATGGTGAGGGCCCCTATTCTAGAAGATTGTCGAAACTTACTACGAGATTTCGCGAAGGTTGCTATTGAGCATTGTAATAGAGAATAAAATATTGTCGCTTGTGTGCTAGCTAGCTAGGGGGTCTGCAAACACGCCCTCATTATGGGTGGATGCACCTCCTGATTGTATCATTAAATTTCTAGCGGATGATGCAAGTCTTATTGAGTAATAAAGCTAGCTTGGAAggcctttctgtcaaaaaaaatcaTCTAGATAAAAATTAGCAAACCATATATTTTTATAAATACGTATATAAAGCATGGTACCCGGCGGTGAAATCCTAGTGCGTGAGAATGTCTAAGTTCCGTgtttatatataaaaaaagaatgcTTAAGTTCACACGTACGTGCGTGTTGCTTGCTGCCTTACTGCGATCTCAATAATACTAATCCAACTTGTGCCTTAGTTGGAAACATAAGGTTTCCCTTCCTGTCGATGCACGCCCGTGTCAATTCCGTTTAGGTCATCTAGTCCGATGCGGACACCTCCTGGGTAGCTTGACTTCGTTTATATTAGTAAAAACGAGAAACTAAAGGCCACAGAGCAAGAAAGATCAGCAGAGATCCATGGCCGACGGTGACAACAACATCGGGGAGTTACTCCCAGTGGACGTCCTCATCGAGGTCTTGCTGCGCCTCCCGACGAGCTCCCTCCGGCGGTTCCGTCTAGCCTGTCGGCTCTGGCGTGACATCATCGACACACACACCACCGAGATGCAGAGCCGCCCCAAGATGCTCGTCACCACCGTCGATACAATACACCTTGTCGAGGAGGGCCTACCATCATCCCGATGGACCGGAGCCGGCTACGATGGCATGAGCCTTGTCGGGACCTGCACCGGCCTCGTCTGCATGTACGACAGCCAGGAACCTAACGGGCCCATCATCCTTGCAAATCCGGTCACCGGCGAGATGCTGGCCATATCGCTGCCACCGCCGATGAGGCACGCGAAGGCCACTTCGGACTCACGTCTAACCTTCGCCTTCATGTACCACCCCACGACGGGGAGGTATAAGGTCCTGCACGTCCCATACAGCTTCGACAAGGTCTGGTTGTTCACGCTCGGGGAGGCGCTCTGGCGAGACGTCGCCACAGGCAGCCCAACGGAGATATACGACATCAGCAAGGGCATGGTGAACATCGACGGCATGGTATACTGGGCGGTGAAAGGCTGGGAGGCTAAGGTCGTGTCCTTTGACCTCAACAGCGAGCACGTCGCATCCGTCAGGCCGTTGCCAAAAGTGCTGTCTAGACACGGTAGCTGGCACCTTGTGGAGGCGCGCGGGAAGCTGGGCGTGGCGTTTAGCCGCGGGTGGTGGACGGCG comes from Triticum aestivum cultivar Chinese Spring chromosome 5B, IWGSC CS RefSeq v2.1, whole genome shotgun sequence and encodes:
- the LOC123115295 gene encoding uncharacterized protein; translation: MDRFQQSKEEDRLTALTDYVLLNILGRVGLSTAARTSALSTRWRQLPWLLPELSIDVMDFLPTPHADLVEEDDMLRAMASLTQAVRSLFTRPLRGCTVMKLQLKLYLIDCFSSDIGPLLSDAIDAGLLKDLDLTVLDETDYQCYPYMRSLAKRMYEFSGAYPSVLHCLTRLSICNMCFDQLDMHHILFDCCKQLKHLTMSNCDAGCWSLLKIDTHNSNLKVLELDDMCCFERIEVVCLPKLEKLHWDTWISEYAPLSFGFAPSLVELHLSNAFRIKQHEIKLSQLLHGAAGIHTLTLDFQGENIWLQPEIKELSSTFSKLRKLFILEVFFEFDLLWITAFLEAAPSVEILLIGVHEHVYEFGVQSGPESFPETTNPQWEMDFGGSMNLLLKELQIFGFRPLEQQLTFIRAMLERAPNLRTVVLKDVDHCEDCNALALSAQPGALPWPVFPKNKDERDTVVRRVMDGTSFLGRIIFQTFSDWQAVGLDRVTIISKQSRKLEMQQNRKDVVVSIIKWHFCRATLGQELGALRYPCTLYAPKSLIIQKRCKNSQIFFESNMIRDFLSVSTTDPIEANDMEEAMVSLTNATRRLLDKQQTGTTVMNLEMKLYLINNFSNDIGPLLCDAIDAGFLKDLDLAILDETDAPDCYPIASLLGEAAGCSSGTRSCAAYWRATYADSWLSLQYGIPWRGCGSDDERRVHRLEIDLYVDAIWLQGARRVLAVEFPPAAVQEPVHHRLFERGIQEARRVA